The Candidatus Tanganyikabacteria bacterium nucleotide sequence GGGCAGGTCGTCGGGCCCGCCGTTCTTCTCGGTCAGGCTCTTGAGCTCGCGCTCGGCCGCGGCGATCTTCTGCCTGAGTTCTTCGGCCTGCTCCCCCGTGCGGACCGCCTCGGTCTTCTGCTGCTTCAGCTTCTCCAGCTGCTCGGCCAACCTCCGCAGCCCGGGATCCTGCGCGACGGTGGGTTGCACGGGCTCGATCGGTGACAAAGCCGACCCGCCTTGCATGGCCGGCTGGCTGACGGCGATGGCCGGCACCGTGGCCAGCGCCGGCGCCTCGGTGGGCACGCAGGCCAGGGTCTGGCCCTGGAAGTCCAGGGCGATCGCCTTCAGTGTCAGTTGACCGCCCGCTGCCACGTCGAAGGCGAGGCGCGGGCGAAGGCCGGCGCGGGAAGCCTTGAGCTGTCGGGCGAGGTCGGGTGCGGCCTGGATGGCCACGGTGCCGGGCAGCTTCAGTTCCTTGAGCGTGGCGCGCGGTCCCAGGTCGCCGTAGAGGGTCTGGCGATCGGCGTCGTAGCGCATCTGGTCGAAATACGGGGTGCCGCCCCGTTCTCCGAGGACGGTTCCCGCGAGGGCGGCCAGAGCCGGGGCCGAGAGCTTCCGGGGCGCACGGGCCAGCCACTGCGAGCGCGCCTGGTTGAACTCGGCGACTTCCGCATTGTGCCGCTGCACGCGCGTTGCGAAAGCGGCGGAAGTCTCGAATTCATCCTTGACCATGGGGCGGGTCAGGGCTGCCGCCCACTCGCCCAAGTCAGAAGGTAGGGCGCGGCGCCTTTCGAGTTCTTCGCGAGCCGCCTCCGCCAGGGAGGCCAGGATGTCTCCTCTGGCGCCAGCCGAGCCGGGCGATCGGTCCGCGGCTTCGCCCCAGACGAAAGACCCGTGTGCCCCGTCGTCCGCTACGGACAGCGCCGAATCCTGCCCCGTGATGGGCGACCGGACCGCGGCGAGGGCGGGACGCCGATCGACGGCGAGCGTTCCGAGTTCCCGATCTGGGTCACCGAGGATCCGGAGCGTGAGGCTCTCGAAAGAGCCCACGTCGGCTGCCGGAATCCTGGCCTGCAAGGCGCCGTTTGAGCCGCGCCTGACATCGGCACCTGCCACGACGCGGCCGGATCGGGCGTCCACGACCTCGACCCGATCCGGTCGACCGCTTCCGGTCCGCTGCCCGTCCCGCAGCGTTATCACGATACCCTGGTCTTCCCACGAATACGTCGCTGTCATGGCACCGGGTGCAGCCCACGCCGGATGGGGGGAGGGGAGCGTCAAGATCGCGATCGTGCCCAGCGCAAGCCCCGCCTTGGCGACCATCGCCTTGACCCATTTCGAGCGATAGTCCACGCCCAGGCAGGACAGGGTCGAGTCGTCCTCGGTCCAGTAGAAGAACTTGTGCGTGGCCTTGACCTTCACGGTCTGGTCGCCTCCTCGAAGGGTCGGTGGGTAGCTTCGAGATCGCCTTGTTCCACGGGAACTATCCAGGCGATGGGCCGGACCTGATATGTCACGAGGACCCTTTCCCCGGCGGGTACTGCCCGGATCGCGGCTCCAGTCCGATTCTTGAAGTCCTTTGCGGAATCTCGCCGACTCGCAAATGTAGCTCTTTCTTGATGATTGCGGCGACAGACGGTTTCACTATACCCTCCCCCGGCGCCGGCAGTTCCGGCCGGCTTGTTGACATGGCGACTACCTGGCATCTTTCGCATACCACCGGCAGCCACCCCTGAAACCGGTCGCCTCGCTTGCCCAGTGGGGGCGCCGCCGCCGACCCGGCGCGGGGGCAGAAGCAGTCTGTAGCGACCCCGTCGCCGGTGGGAACGGTTCCTGCCCGCGATCCTGGCGGGGCTGCGCAT carries:
- a CDS encoding caspase family protein, which gives rise to MKVKATHKFFYWTEDDSTLSCLGVDYRSKWVKAMVAKAGLALGTIAILTLPSPHPAWAAPGAMTATYSWEDQGIVITLRDGQRTGSGRPDRVEVVDARSGRVVAGADVRRGSNGALQARIPAADVGSFESLTLRILGDPDRELGTLAVDRRPALAAVRSPITGQDSALSVADDGAHGSFVWGEAADRSPGSAGARGDILASLAEAAREELERRRALPSDLGEWAAALTRPMVKDEFETSAAFATRVQRHNAEVAEFNQARSQWLARAPRKLSAPALAALAGTVLGERGGTPYFDQMRYDADRQTLYGDLGPRATLKELKLPGTVAIQAAPDLARQLKASRAGLRPRLAFDVAAGGQLTLKAIALDFQGQTLACVPTEAPALATVPAIAVSQPAMQGGSALSPIEPVQPTVAQDPGLRRLAEQLEKLKQQKTEAVRTGEQAEELRQKIAAAERELKSLTEKNGGPDDLPDRLARAARAAPDPHKHLLAIGISDYKSVPAVPFADRAVDIVARSAEVLWGVPAANRVVLANTQATLAPVKGQIKRVARLVGPEDTLYFYFAGHGAPSRDGRSAYLLPQDADETTLEEDDVRVENVLATLAGSRAKRIVVILDACFSGRTGPQALLFKGVAPVMVTPTSAIPDPRRITVLAASEGNQFANEYRPRSQRLFTYYLIDALLAGEKDIPGLAARVRKQVAEESRRKAPVYEQTPTVQGQASGTL